One window from the genome of Pseudonocardia hierapolitana encodes:
- a CDS encoding ABC transporter permease produces the protein MTAPELVARSTGRAPGAVRGVLLVVEHAWVWYRRNWRATVVSSVLQPLLFLLAFGIGFGSLVQGGVGTAAATGGVGYLVWLAPALLAVSAVQTAAFESSYPVLSGFKWQRHYHGMTAGPVSPAQVALGHLAWVAIKTAGSGAVYIGVIALFGGVQSAGIVVSLIVAVLTGAAVAAPVTAFSATLESEGAAFSVLFRFVVIPMTLFSGTFFPVDRLPDWVQPVAWVSPLWHGTEVARAAALDRWQPLAALGHIAYLLVLVVLGAALAARMYTRRLQP, from the coding sequence ATGACCGCTCCCGAGCTCGTCGCACGATCCACCGGGCGGGCGCCCGGCGCGGTGCGGGGCGTGCTGCTCGTCGTCGAGCACGCCTGGGTGTGGTACCGCCGCAACTGGCGGGCCACCGTGGTGTCGTCGGTCCTGCAGCCGCTGCTGTTCCTGCTCGCGTTCGGTATCGGGTTCGGCTCGCTGGTGCAGGGTGGGGTCGGGACCGCGGCGGCCACCGGCGGGGTCGGCTACCTCGTGTGGCTCGCGCCGGCGCTGCTCGCGGTGTCGGCGGTGCAGACGGCGGCGTTCGAGTCGTCCTACCCGGTGCTGTCGGGATTCAAATGGCAGCGCCACTACCACGGGATGACGGCCGGTCCGGTCTCGCCGGCCCAGGTCGCGCTCGGCCACCTCGCCTGGGTGGCGATCAAGACTGCGGGCTCCGGCGCCGTCTACATCGGCGTGATCGCGCTGTTCGGCGGGGTGCAGAGCGCCGGCATCGTGGTGTCGCTCATCGTCGCCGTGCTCACCGGGGCCGCGGTGGCGGCGCCGGTCACCGCGTTCTCGGCCACCCTCGAGAGCGAGGGCGCGGCGTTCAGCGTGCTGTTCCGGTTCGTGGTCATCCCGATGACGCTGTTCTCGGGCACGTTCTTCCCGGTCGACCGGCTTCCCGACTGGGTGCAGCCGGTGGCGTGGGTGTCGCCGCTGTGGCACGGCACCGAGGTCGCGCGCGCCGCCGCGCTCGACCGGTGGCAGCCGCTCGCCGCGCTCGGCCACATCGCGTACCTGCTCGTGCTGGTGGTGCTCGGCGCGGCGCTGGCCGCCCGCATGTACACCCGGAGGCTTCAGCCATGA
- a CDS encoding ABC transporter ATP-binding protein encodes MLGVGEGLVQARGLRKRFGAFEAVRGIDVDVARGEVFGFLGPNGAGKSSTMRMIASVSPRSGGELQVLGMDPTADGPRIRARIGVVPQLDNLDQELTVRQNLEVYGRYFGLSRAHVRAKAAELLEFVQLAERGDDEVEPLSGGMKRRLTIARSLINDPELLLLDEPTTGLDPQARHLLWERLYRLKREGVTQIITTHYMDEAEQLCDRLVVMDGGLIVAEGSPAELIERYSTREVLELRFPAGEAPSADDLAPHVERVEALPDRLLLYTADGEHAQAAVTQAGHRPLSALVRRSSLEDVFLRLTGRSLVE; translated from the coding sequence GTGCTGGGCGTGGGGGAAGGACTGGTCCAGGCGCGGGGGCTGCGCAAGCGGTTCGGCGCGTTCGAGGCCGTGCGGGGCATCGACGTCGACGTCGCGCGCGGCGAGGTGTTCGGCTTCCTGGGGCCCAACGGCGCCGGGAAGTCCTCCACCATGCGGATGATCGCCTCCGTCTCCCCGCGTTCGGGCGGCGAGCTGCAGGTGCTGGGCATGGACCCCACCGCCGACGGGCCGCGGATCCGCGCCCGGATCGGGGTGGTTCCGCAGCTGGACAACCTCGACCAGGAGCTCACGGTCCGGCAGAACCTCGAGGTCTACGGGCGCTACTTCGGCCTCTCCCGCGCCCACGTGCGCGCCAAGGCCGCGGAGCTCCTGGAGTTCGTCCAGCTGGCGGAGCGGGGGGACGACGAGGTCGAGCCGCTGTCCGGCGGGATGAAGCGGCGGCTCACCATCGCCCGGTCGCTGATCAACGACCCCGAGCTGCTGCTGCTCGACGAGCCCACCACCGGCCTCGACCCGCAGGCCCGCCACCTGCTGTGGGAGCGGCTCTACCGGCTCAAGCGCGAGGGTGTCACCCAGATCATCACCACGCACTACATGGACGAGGCCGAGCAGCTGTGCGACCGGCTCGTCGTGATGGACGGCGGGCTGATCGTGGCGGAGGGATCGCCTGCCGAGCTGATCGAGCGCTACTCCACGCGGGAGGTCCTCGAACTGCGGTTCCCGGCGGGCGAGGCGCCGTCGGCGGACGATCTCGCGCCGCACGTCGAACGGGTGGAGGCGCTGCCCGACCGGCTGCTGCTCTACACCGCCGACGGCGAACACGCGCAGGCCGCGGTGACGCAGGCCGGCCACCGTCCGCTGTCGGCGCTGGTGCGCCGCTCCTCGCTGGAGGACGTGTTCCTCCGGCTCACGGGCCGGAGTCTCGTGGAATGA
- a CDS encoding helix-turn-helix domain-containing protein, whose product MHTVALAVAGGQSLLELAVAFDVFGIDRSALADPWYDFAVCAPAGARVGGWFQVSTPYGLDRLVTADTVIVPWSHDVEQPPPADLVDAVRAAHEAGARIASICTGAFVLAAAGLLDGRRATTHWMHAELLARRHPRVRVDPDVLYVDDGDVLTSAGKAAGLDLCLHLVRCDHGSAVANALARRLVVPPHREGGQAQFIQAPVPSRVDGGLGALLSWAVERLDEPLTVSDLARAARVSERTLTRQFRAATGTTPLRWLLTQRVHRAQELLETTDHSVEQVAARTGLGTAATLRRHFHRTLGVPPDAYRRAFHARSRAAA is encoded by the coding sequence TCGCCCTCGCTGTGGCCGGAGGCCAGTCGCTGCTGGAGCTGGCCGTGGCGTTCGACGTCTTCGGGATCGACCGCTCCGCGCTCGCCGACCCCTGGTACGACTTCGCGGTCTGCGCCCCGGCAGGCGCGCGGGTGGGCGGCTGGTTCCAGGTGAGCACGCCGTACGGGCTCGACCGGCTCGTCACCGCGGACACCGTGATCGTGCCGTGGAGCCACGACGTCGAGCAGCCCCCGCCCGCGGACCTGGTGGACGCGGTGCGCGCGGCCCACGAGGCGGGAGCGCGTATCGCGTCGATCTGCACGGGCGCCTTCGTCCTGGCCGCGGCCGGGCTGCTCGACGGCAGGCGGGCCACCACCCACTGGATGCACGCCGAGCTGCTGGCCCGCCGCCACCCGCGGGTGCGGGTCGACCCGGACGTGCTCTACGTCGACGACGGCGACGTGCTCACGTCGGCGGGCAAGGCCGCGGGCCTCGACCTGTGCCTGCACCTCGTCCGCTGCGATCACGGCAGTGCCGTGGCCAACGCGCTCGCCCGCCGCCTCGTCGTGCCGCCCCACCGCGAAGGCGGGCAGGCCCAGTTCATCCAGGCGCCCGTGCCGTCCCGGGTGGACGGTGGGCTGGGTGCGCTGCTGAGCTGGGCCGTGGAGCGCCTCGACGAGCCGCTGACCGTATCCGACCTGGCCCGCGCGGCCCGCGTGAGCGAGCGCACGCTCACCCGGCAGTTCCGGGCCGCCACCGGCACCACGCCCCTGCGGTGGTTGCTCACCCAGCGCGTGCACCGCGCGCAGGAGCTGCTCGAGACCACCGACCACAGCGTCGAGCAGGTCGCGGCCCGCACCGGGCTCGGCACGGCGGCCACCCTGCGCCGGCACTTCCACCGCACCCTCGGCGTGCCGCCGGACGCCTACCGCCGGGCCTTCCACGCGCGATCGCGGGCCGCGGCGTAG